CCCGGGCCAGAAAACATTCATcaaaattacattatttaaaaaaaaaaaaaaaaccttgatatttttttgactCGATACTCGTGACCGGACTCGGTGTACATTGTTTGTCCAAATGCGAGTGGAACCGGTGATCATCACTATAGGTTCCGTGCAATAATTGTctcaatacatataaaaaacttattatattttcattaatattaatctgtgtaaataatatttaatttttattaatattattaaaagaaaataacactTCAATTTTACATATACCCCTTATTGAggtaaaaaattcatatttttctattctttaaatattcatatttttattcttatagcAGAACAAATGTTCTTGTTCTTAAAATCTCTAACTAATTCTCTTATctattataacttttttattaataatcacTGGCTTTAACATTAGTTCATcccttaatttcataaaaaaaaaactatttttataggTGTTGCAtcttttatcattaattattaattttatgaactttaaagaataaaatattaatataaatatttgattatttattatacaaatacttcaaaaaaaaacatcattaatgagtacattaaatttaaaaacatcatcaCCAGcgactaagattttttttccccatcatGCCAAGTACGCTTTTTTCAGGTGGTAGTACCAACACTTAATAACAAACGATAATAATAGGTTTCAGCAGAATGGCCTAGCTCGGGCGAGCTAGACAAGCATGGATGCGTGCTCGCCTCGCCCTCGGCCTGGTCCATGCGAGCTGGGCATCAAATTGCCTCCAACTTTTCCTAGGCtctctttcttgttttataaaatttataaaaacatccaCAAATATCTACATAATCCAATCAACATATTATCGAGCCAAAACTTTTATTGAACAAAAACATGATCAATTATGTATCGTTTTCCACAGCCAGGTGAAGCTCACactcttatattttttcattttattatgaattactTCGAGTGGCCTTAGAATTCAATGATTGAAATCTATGATATGAATCTCTTTAATTGCAACCCTAACTTGCCCAAATTATGTCGGAGGTTCATGTTTtgattaaaagctaaaaaaaaatcattctatgGACCAATATGTGGAATTCGAACGAACTATATGGATAGActagttatgatttttttttgcattaggTTATTGACCAGGCTGCAAAAACGAAAGCCTACAAAAGGGTTGGAGAAAAGGTCATGAAAAAAAACCCACCGAACTGCAAAAGGAGGAGAAAATACAGCCCAGCCCAGCTACAAAATTAAGCCCAATCGAGGaagagggaaaataaaaaaaaaaaacggaggcCCAACTGAGGAGAggaaaaaaggaggaggagtaaaaaaaaagaattagaggaAAAGGGCTTATCTAGCCCAATTCAagagtaaaagaaaaggcatcCAAACTAAGCCTATAATTCGAGTGCGTTTGATATTGTAAGAATAGTTATTgtgattatgattttaaaaaattattttataaaaagtggttttagttgaggttgatttgatatttatgtatgtttgtttaaaattatggttgaatttgaggttgaacaaaaagtaatttaacgtgtttgattaataatatttttaaaattaaagttataaaataattttaaaaaatatatactaatattcatggtttttaatttaaatattatagatttaactattgttattatatcatgaaataaataatattttatataaaatatttttcattgttttattatattatctacaatttcatcacgtatgaaatataTCTAACAAAGACTAcagtctttttttgttttttaagcacGCGACaatatcaggtaaaatataattaggaacaaaattggaattgcgatcaaattttgcaaatacTACATCATCAAGcgatttctatttaatttacatagtatcattaaattagttcttttttttcctatatgCTCCCAAGGTTGCGGGCAAGTAGAAAACATTATCAGCAACAAAGTTTTGAGTTGTGTATTTTAGATGCTTTTTTACATTATAGCTACAGTGTGGTTTCATATGAATTACCGGAAATGTCTTCCTGTCATGTTACACATGTACATGTTATGCTATAGTCTTTCAGGTGCTAATGCAGAATACATCCGCCGAGGAAATCGTGGaaacaatttcatctttttaaagaGGAATATATCCTTTCCCCTTTATTCTTCAGCCATGTAAATATATCCCTAATTATAAAGTTCAACCTATCCATTCAATTACCTGGCGGCATCTTTGTAGTAGTAAGAGAAAGATACATCTCTTTCTCTTACAACAGATATATAGACTTCCGGTAGAAGGGTGGTGAGGTCGAAGCTTTAAGCATGATGGCTCAGTCAGATTTAACTGTTCAAGTTCTCAACCTGTCCCCCAGTGTGACTCACGCAGAGTTGAATACCTTCTTCTCTTACTGTGGAACTGTTGAGAAGATTGTGCTTCAGAAGTAATTAAACAGTTTCATTATGATCTGCTCTTTTGATTTTCTGAatgtcttcttttctttctttctagtaGTTCTTATGATCTGATGTTTTGGAGTGTTTAGCAGAGACAAAGACCAAATGCAGTCAGCTCTGGTGACTTTCGCACAGCCATTTGCTTTTCAGACTGCTCTTCTCCTGAGTGTAAGAATGGATTTGatctttataatatgatattcATGCTGTTCGTTGAAGGTAAAGAAAAgggcttttctttctttctttctacttCACGGTCTCTGTGAGTAAGCACTCGTCGACTTCTCCAAGCTAACTTAGGAAGCCTTGGTAAATAGATAGGTACCTCTCGCTTGATTATATATATCCAAGTTACTTCATTTTAAACTCAAAGATAACAATCATCACGTAAAATACTCGATTGGTTGAATTTCGCTTTCAAATCCATTAGTTATCCATAGATTCTAACTCAAATGTTGTTTCAAGGAAAAGCCCACAATTCTAACTCTTGATGAAAGATTCATCTTAAAACCTAGAGAGAAAAACTCAATTGCCAggtatattttattcaattcataTTATTTCTGTCAAGACTAGCCCACGGGAAGTAAATCTTGATTACTGTCAAGATCTTTCATCTGCTATGTTAAACACCCTCTTAATCAACTctttgatgtaatttttaaaattacaaagtaGAAATCACTGTTTGCAGGATGCTCTCCTTGGTGGGCAACCAATCCGGATATTGTCTGCGCATGATATAGAGATCCCTATCACCGGTCCAGATATAAGAAAGGTGTTTTCTATCTCTCTGTGTTTTATGATAAACGATGCTCTCTCCTCTCTTTGCTCCAATATTGACATCGTTATGAATTGGAGTGCCGAATTAAGGCTCCTTAATCGCTACTAGCCCGGAAAATGTTAAAATAGCTTCCATTTTACCATGCACATGTGTTCAAGTCGCTGTATATGTGGGCTTGGGCACAACCTATTCTAGTAGGTCTAGTTTCAGTTGGTGTTGGGCTAGGGTCATGCTTGGTCTGACGTCCTAGGCCACGACATCATCAACCGGCCTGAATCTTAGTCCGGCGATTACCTTAGTAATTTTGTACTTCTGCACATCTTCTTCGTCACGACCTTCATCTTTCATGCTTTCTGTAATCAGTTTCGGATAGTTCAAAATTAACCATGTGGCCATGACCTGGAAAACTGAGTCTCTATTATTCAATTACAGAACCATGGATCGTCCAGATTTGTTCCGGCAGTGCAAGTTGCGATACAGACAGTGGCTTTGAAAAGCGTTGAAATGCTGAGCAAGGCCAGAGAACTAGAGGAGAATTACAAGCTGTCAGAGAAAGGAAGAACACTAGCGCTCCAAACAAGAGCAGCAGTCTATGATGCTGAGCTGGCAGCAGAAAACTATGTTTCGGCTGGTGCTGGGTGGCTGTCCGGTGCACTTGATAAGACGTCCAAACGTGTCTTGTCACTGGGGAGTGTGAAGAGGAATGGTCCTAGCTCCTAACTTTAAGAAGCAGAAATGAGCCTAGCTACTATTTGTTGCCCGCATTACAGCTGGATCTGCTTAAATGCATACTGTAATTAATTACAGAAACTGATGTTTATTGCATGATAATCTCTTATTTGCAAACAATTTGGAGATTTCTGAACAAAggttgggttttctttttctttcttatatataaaaatgtatcGAACAAGACTTTCCATATTCCAACCATCAAGAGTTTACCTGTCTATGTCGTGGatcattaaaattatgtttgctGATGACTTTCAAGTACTTGGagtgaaagaaaattaaatatactctttttaaaaaaattaaataatttcaatacGCGAATGGCAAAAACACTTTGAgacataattttacaaaaacacgtacactacattttaaaatttcaacctttttagTTCTAccgttttgtaatttttagtaGAAATCATTATAAAAGTTTAGTTGTAAGTTTGATATTGACCCATGTATGTTTAGTATAGcgtaaatttagttttaaaaaaatatatatttatatatatcaatatgCTTGTATGAACATTGgaacataaaatttttatatgctTTGTCTTGGTGTTTGTTTGGAATTGTATtaggttttttgtttaaaatttgatagaaaaaaaataaattaaaaatgatcttaaacaaaataaatatcaatcaaaaaataaaaatcaaatttgaaaacttaaaaaatcacaatgtggtgaaattaaaaaatatttttaatttgatagattatttatatattaaaaaaatattaaagggtgaaattaaaaaaatatttataattttatagattattcaaaaaatagtaatcaactAGGCATAAACtagatatgaataaaaaataaattgcaggGCCAATCTGAATTTTTAATGGGGTTGATGCTGAATATGGGGTGGagagaaacaaaagaagaaagggaaaaacaTAATCGGCACCAAATCCGAAAAGCATTTAGGGCACACCATCACATCTTGTTGGTGGCATTGAGACCTTTCAAATGTCATAACAGAAGATGATATTTGATAGCTGGACAACCTTGTATATGCCAGCaacttttttctaataatattaatatattgattaCACTGATGTCTATTAATAACcttcaaatttataataaaatcaatgtaaaatgaCAAATTAATCATCGTAAAAAAGttatgttgattttgtttttaaatgcataaaaataattacattgcttaaaaaaaggattaaaacaCCTATGTGTAATAtgcattatattatattatttaattatatagtaaaatagtaattttttgtataataaaataattaatctaatcttgtagaatttataaaaaataattatatcacaTCGAAGATTAACTTGCTCCAGCTATCTAATTCaaagttttcttattttgtcaATTCATTATTCCAATGTGATCGTGGAGTAATTATCATGGATATTTAATACAATTTCTTACAGAAGTTTTCTCTgtgaatttaatttgaattgccAGATTCTGATGAGGAGAAAATAATGAAGGTGGTGgtttgattgtgttttttttagcagaaaaattataatatttgatacaattttttttttagttattaattgaaatataataagaattctacaaataattcaattttttttattgatttctttgGTGTATATTAATGAGGATGATAAGTGTTATAtaacttataaattataatatatgtaattttaaaaaataaaaaaaaattaaataataactaaattatacaaggattaaagtaatttttttcaaaattataacattattttaaaaacatttgacATGATTGACTTGATATTGTAGTTAAAAcactgtttttcaaaaaaataatttttatttggtttttggatttttgaatttattaatataaaaataaatcttacaaaataaaaatattttttaatatatttatataaaaaaaaacaaataaaaaatcaattgcaaTGATAAATActctcaaaaactaaaaaatatagatttttttttttaaaaaaacctaaaatatacagtataaaaagttttaagaaCATATGAAATAACAATCCATTCACGAGTATTAATCCAAATTAAAGTGTTGCCAATTGACATCAACATTTTCACTAGAGAAACTCCTTGAAACAAGAAGTGTTAAGTAAATCATGTGCACAAACAAAAaccagagaaagaaaaaagacaaaaagattgATAGAGTTGAATGCCACCCGCCCACTCCAGAGATACCGCAGAACGACAGGCCATTGCGTCTGACTCTAATCAAATCCAATCCAAtagaaattcaaaaacaaagttGGCATCACGACGCCTCACATAAGAGAAAGAGTTGAGGCGGAGGCAAACAAGCGAAAATGGAGGGGCAGCCGCATCCTTACGCACCAACAGATCTCAAACTGCCTGGCTATGTTCCTAATTTCTTCACTCAATTCACCATTGTCTCTGTCTATGGACTCTCCTCCCTTCTCGTCGTTTCTCTCATCTGGATCCTCTCTGGTTTGCCCTCTTTTTACactctttttttcaatctttttttccaAGACTGAAAGTGGGCTTTCATTAACTATACTTTACTGGATTGTAGATTTTATAGATTCCCTTTGAAAAATCCCGCAGTTTGTAGTTTTGGTTTATTAGCAGTAGCAGTAAACATAGATTTTGAAGCATGCATATTCTGTATGGCCCACTTTGATTTCAACTTTCAATCATGTACTAGATGTTTTTCAGAGTATTCTTATGGCTGCAGAAGCTAAAGGATCTTTTTAGAGGGATTGGCTTTCAGTTTCTCACTTAGTTATTAATGGCTGTTGCCTTGCTGGGCTACCCATTGGCAGAAACAAAATCTTCAatgagtaataaaaaataaacaaagtagATGAACTTATTCCACTCTACTCTGCATTTGCTAATTGAAATTTGAGatcttttttccaatttttatatatgtagtTCAAGATCTAATTTTGTTCCGTGTTTGCACTTGGTAGACTGGAAAGGGTATTAAGGCTTGTTCACTTTGGATTTGGAACTACAATTCTTTCCCAATGGAGAAtcgatgtttttattttttctcgcTCCCTTTCAAGTAACGAAAAGGAACGGTTGCAGACCGTTTCTTGTTTAGATGTATTTTTTGAATCTTCATTATAGATTTCCTACCTCTGCAAATGCAACATTTTCTCTGACCAGTGATAGTTTTTTGGTTTCTAGCATATTTTTTGGTCCATACtagattttataacaaaatttgtTTTGCATCCTGTTCCTTTGTGATTAGTGCATTCGATAATCGGTACTCGTCGTTTTATTAATCTAATGAACTTACTTCCAGAGAATAGAATGTTTtttgagtaattaattaattaattgcaatAGGCCATTTCTCCAATTTCAGGAAGGTCTCGTAAATTAGACAAAATTGATAGATTGCTCATGTGCTGGTGGGCTCACTGGTCTCACACACTTGATTCTCGAGGGTTATTTTGTTTTCTGGCCAGAATTTTACAAGGACAAGACTGCTCATTATCTAGCTGAAGTTTGTAagtacttcttctttttctcttttattcatATACACTTCATTTTCATCTGTGGCATTTAGCATTATTTACAATTGAGAGGCCATTTTAACCCTTTATTTCAGAGAGAGAATATGGAATTGTAAAGCTTTGGTAAATAATGGTACTCATTATATTTTTGGCAGGGAGAGAATATAGCAAAGGTGATTTCAAGATATGCTGCAAGGGATGCTGTTGTTGAAGGAGTGACTGCTGTTTTTGAGGGTCCAGCTAGCCTCCTGGCAGTGTTTGATTTCACTTGACTTGGTATCTAGAACGaagattcatttttttgttcaagTGTCAACAGACTTCATATCATCTTCCATTACCTTCAATCCCTTAATTCTTAAACAGTGTTTCTTGCTGACTTTTGGCAGGTATGCTATTGCTTCAGGAAAATCATACAGCTACATACTTCAGTTTTCCGTTTCTTTGGGACAGCTCTATGGAACAGCTGTGTATTTCCTAACGGCCTACTTGGAAGGTGATCACTTTGCTGCAAGTTCATATCACTATTATGTGTACTATATCGGTGCAAATGCCTCCTGGGTTGTAATACCATCACTCATCGCTGTTCGTTGTTGGAACAAGATTTGCTCAGCAGTCCAAGTTCAAGGCCAGAAAAGGACCAAAAGTCACTGAGGTAGATACAGACTATATCATACCAAGACTTGGTTGGATAAGAGTATGAGATTTTATTGtgcattttatttcatgttGTTAATTTATGCAATCAAATTTGTAATCTTGAAACCAATTATACTATCACAATCAGCAACATAGACCTCCAAATCTCAAGAAACAATAATTGCTCCACAGAGATTGTTTGCACTGACACAACTACCTTCTATTCCATGCCATGCTTATGGATGTGAGCTTCATTTGTAGTCTGCGGCTGGTGGATGTGAAGCATTTTACTAGGGTTATCTGTTTGCTTAGCGGCTCggcataattttttagttttattttacagCTTATATGGTTATCATACAATGTCTTTAGGAGTTTGAAAGTAGAGAATGATGTGTTTCTTCGCAGAATACCAAACGCAATCGAGCAATAATCTATTTTCAATGCTCCTAGGTACAAATCAACTggttctcttttcctttttgacAAAAAGAGGATTGAAAGCAGGGTCTCAACTCTCAAGTGAAATGGATGTTGTAAATGAATTCCTAGAAATGGTTTTTGGTACTGCCACTAGTGGGATTTCCCACCATTGCTAAAGCGTACTGTGCTTGATTGTTTATTGTATGGACGGGTCTTGTATTCGTACTGTGGAGTATCCTTCATTTTCCTTGGCATGCTGATAATTGCATAAATGAACACGGAAAACTTTCTGGAGAAGAGTAATGTTGTTGCATCAATTATAAGCTGTCCTTTCATCGCTTGGTAAAAATTTGTCGTGCCTTCTTAGGGTTCTTGAGTGGTACGTTAGTTTGGGTTCGTTTCAAGTTATCTCACTTTATCGAATTGCAGCGTCTAAATCTATAAGCGAAGCATTCTGCGTGGACAGGGTGactgcttctttttctttcgttcttttctctcttttgttgGTGTGGGCCGACAAGGCGACTTGACTGCTAGGTTTTCACATCATGAAAAAGCGATTGTACCTCAAAAATAGAAGGCCAATTCAAAACACGCTGCCCTCGAAGTTTGAATTTGTATGGATTGCCTATGATTGCTAGAAATTAAGGCCACCATTTGGAATGGTGGGATATAGATTTTAAACCCGAATTAAAATTCGAGTTTTAGGTATTTGATTGGAttatttaggttaatttttatttttaaaaataaaataatattattttatttaaaaataaaaataacaggtTATTGGGTTAACTTACCAGATCACacgaattatgattttttttattttttttttactcagtTTGATTCCAGCTCTGGAATGGCCGGATTGAATCGATTTGTCAGATCAGGcagatttcaaaattataaatgaagatATTTGTCATGATTATGCATAtaccttttaagaaaaaaaaacaaatagggtaTTTATTGATAGTAAAAAGATAGAACATGAGCTCTTAGCATTAGAAATCATGTCACAGttattttggttctggttttgttatatttttatattttaaaaatattttttaaaaaataattatttttactttaaattaaaaaaataatatatttagattattttaatatgttaatattaaaaatacaaaacaataaagtataaaacacaataaaaaaaataccagatATGAATGGACACTTGAAAACTCTTTAAGTGGGCCAGTCAAATAGCGTGTCATAAGATAGATACTTTAGAGGCTTGGTCGAAGCTTCTTCccttgttttattttgcttctTGTTCCTAAAGCTAGATTTATGGCAAAAGGGAGATTCCTTTCATGTGGTGTTGAAAGAGATCACAATAGCTCAGTAGAGAAGAAAGCAGAACATACCATGGAGGGGGTCTCTCTAGAATTGAAAGTAATTTCCTGCAGAGATCTCAAAGCGTTCAATTTCTTTCAGAAGCTCTCAGTCTATGTTGTTGTCTCCGTTTTTAACGATGAACCAAGGAAGAATGAACAGCAGCGACAAAAGACAGCAGTGGATTTTCTTCGTTGTGTGTTGAAGAAGAACGAAAAGCAACGACAACGCCTGCAGTGTCAAAAGACACCTCTAAACGATGAAGCGCAGAAGAACGAACAGCAGCAACTTCTGCAGCGGCAAAAGACACCAGCGGACAGAGAAGGAGGCAGCAATCCTGAATGGAATCATAAGATGCAGTTTGATCTCAATACCACTTCACTTCCTGGTCATggtgatcatctctttttcaaatttaaattgcgCTGCGAAGGTGCCATCTTTGGTAACAAATCTATCGGGGAAGTTTGTGTTCCATTCAAGGATTTGACAGAGGAGTTTAACGGTAGTGTCAGGTTTGTAAGCTATCAGGTCCGAAACAGCGATGGGAACCCTAATGGTGTCCTGAATCTTTCCTATGAGGTGAATGAGAAAGTCCAGAAGGAAGGAATTGATAGTCCAAAAGTTGATTTGCCACCTGGAATTCGTTTCTCATCACCTAAGAAAGTTCTTTATCCATCCGTAGAGGTCGATGTTAAGTCAAGGAAAGCATGCCGATACCCTTCCCTTGATGATATCAGCTTCAGTTCCCCTTCACCAGGAACCGGGTTGCCTTCCATGGAGTTATCTCATCAAGTAAAGGTATGTTACACTATGCCTCCGCCAGCCTTTCCATTACAACTTCCACCATCAATTGCTCTGGATCACGGAGTGCGTCAGCATCAATATCCATCGCCACTGACACAGAGTCCAGGTTCATATCGGTACACAACGAAGACGCCAGAGTATGGTTGCGGAACATGTGGGTATCCTGGAGGCTGGGCAATCAGGGATGTAATGTTTAGCTAGTTAGATTAGCAGTACTCTTAGTAGATTTTGGTGTTCATATTTTTCACTAGCAGTTCGGTGGCTGATGTGATTTCATTTCTGTATGAAACAATCCCCCTCTGCCTACTAGCTAGGGACTTGTGATCTAATTTTTGCTATGCTGGACATGTTTCCTAAGTACTGCTCCTGCCAGTACGATCTGTTCATACATAATAAAAAGGAATGCCAGTTCTTTTCTCTCTGATTCCTTCTTTTGCAGAGGCCAGGGCATCAAGATTTGCTTCCATTCCACAAGCAGCGTTCCCAGATCGATTGCTGCCCAGATGCCATCTCTTCACCATGGCTGAAGCTTGTAATTGAAACAGGTATCTTAGTTAACAAGAACATTGGGGAAATTTAAGCTCATATTTGACCACACCCCGAGGCGGACGGACAGACTATCAGATCGTCCACTGACCATCAACTGTGAAAATTTGGTGACAGAAGGTCAACTCGACTGTAATATTCTTTCTCATAGAATTGACGAGACAATTTGCACAAAACTTGACCAGTTCCAATGGAAATTGGTTGGTAGAATCTTTGACTGCAACTATTGATCATGGCGTTTAGTTAAGGATTTTTTAGACATATCTTGTCTGGACGAGT
This genomic interval from Populus alba chromosome 1, ASM523922v2, whole genome shotgun sequence contains the following:
- the LOC118043336 gene encoding binding partner of ACD11 1 isoform X2 encodes the protein MMAQSDLTVQVLNLSPSVTHAELNTFFSYCGTVEKIVLQKDKDQMQSALVTFAQPFAFQTALLLSDALLGGQPIRILSAHDIEIPITGPDIRKNHGSSRFVPAVQVAIQTVALKSVEMLSKARELEENYKLSEKGRTLALQTRAAVYDAELAAENYVSAGAGWLSGALDKTSKRVLSLGSVKRNGPSS
- the LOC118043336 gene encoding binding partner of ACD11 1 isoform X1, coding for MMAQSDLTVQVLNLSPSVTHAELNTFFSYCGTVEKIVLQNRDKDQMQSALVTFAQPFAFQTALLLSDALLGGQPIRILSAHDIEIPITGPDIRKNHGSSRFVPAVQVAIQTVALKSVEMLSKARELEENYKLSEKGRTLALQTRAAVYDAELAAENYVSAGAGWLSGALDKTSKRVLSLGSVKRNGPSS
- the LOC118042915 gene encoding uncharacterized protein, with translation MAKGRFLSCGVERDHNSSVEKKAEHTMEGVSLELKVISCRDLKAFNFFQKLSVYVVVSVFNDEPRKNEQQRQKTAVDFLRCVLKKNEKQRQRLQCQKTPLNDEAQKNEQQQLLQRQKTPADREGGSNPEWNHKMQFDLNTTSLPGHGDHLFFKFKLRCEGAIFGNKSIGEVCVPFKDLTEEFNGSVRFVSYQVRNSDGNPNGVLNLSYEVNEKVQKEGIDSPKVDLPPGIRFSSPKKVLYPSVEVDVKSRKACRYPSLDDISFSSPSPGTGLPSMELSHQVKVCYTMPPPAFPLQLPPSIALDHGVRQHQYPSPLTQSPGSYRYTTKTPEYGCGTCGYPGGWAIRDVMFS